The Armatimonadota bacterium genome includes a window with the following:
- a CDS encoding VWA domain-containing protein, with product MEFTWPVMLVGLAVVPLLLVGYGALRRWQAQAATAFADAHLLPYLRQGPRLRLPHLPFACYLSAIVLLILASARPVAAIPVPTNQSVLMLAIDTSKSMVANDLTPSRLEVAKTTARDLVRAMPRSVRVGLVAFSDYPQVLVHPTTEHPDVLDAIDRLQPAQATAVGSAILAAVRAMPGREQAGEALLQQQRGQPPTVVPPSAPEALPPGAVVVITDGVTNIGVDPLQAAQVAHEFRVKVYTVGVGTPSGSVQSVDNQMVFIPFDPTGLQQIAQITGGRYFYPPSSDDLRAVARELGRAFAWQRQRTEVTSLVAAAGGVLMLAGGALSLAWFRRVP from the coding sequence GTGGAGTTCACCTGGCCGGTGATGCTGGTCGGGCTGGCGGTCGTCCCGCTGCTGCTCGTCGGCTACGGTGCGTTGCGCCGGTGGCAGGCGCAGGCGGCGACCGCGTTCGCCGACGCTCACCTGCTGCCCTACCTGCGGCAGGGCCCGCGCCTGCGCTTGCCACACCTCCCGTTCGCCTGCTACCTTTCCGCGATCGTCTTGCTGATACTCGCCTCCGCCAGGCCGGTGGCGGCCATCCCCGTTCCCACGAACCAGTCGGTGTTGATGCTCGCGATCGACACGAGCAAGAGCATGGTGGCCAACGACCTGACGCCCAGCCGTCTGGAGGTTGCGAAGACCACGGCCCGGGACCTCGTTCGGGCGATGCCACGGTCGGTGCGCGTCGGTCTGGTGGCGTTCAGCGACTACCCCCAGGTGCTCGTGCACCCAACGACGGAGCACCCGGACGTGTTGGACGCGATCGACCGGCTGCAGCCGGCTCAGGCGACGGCGGTCGGCTCGGCGATCCTGGCCGCGGTGCGGGCGATGCCGGGGCGCGAGCAGGCCGGAGAGGCGCTGTTGCAGCAGCAACGCGGCCAGCCGCCGACTGTGGTGCCTCCGTCGGCGCCCGAAGCGCTTCCGCCCGGCGCGGTCGTGGTCATCACCGACGGTGTGACAAACATCGGCGTCGACCCCCTGCAGGCGGCGCAGGTCGCGCACGAGTTTCGCGTGAAGGTCTACACCGTCGGGGTCGGAACACCCAGTGGCAGCGTTCAGTCAGTCGACAACCAGATGGTGTTCATTCCGTTCGATCCGACCGGGCTACAGCAGATCGCACAGATCACCGGCGGGCGCTACTTCTACCCTCCCTCGTCGGACGACCTGCGCGCGGTCGCCCGCGAACTCGGAAGGGCGTTCGCGTGGCAGCGGCAGAGGACGGAGGTGACCTCACTCGTCGCGGCGGCGGGCGGGGTTCTCATGCTGGCCGGTGGGGCGCTGTCGTTGGCGTGGTTTCGGAGAGTGCCGTGA
- a CDS encoding DUF58 domain-containing protein, which translates to METPEQILRRLEFRVVRRLDGFLFGDYTGVFYGPSLDLAEVREYVPGDEVRRIDWNVTARTARLHVRQYREEKELTAWLVVDLSPSMAFGTRRVLKRAVAAEFCGTAAYIVTRHGDKVGALFFPQPLMIPPRTGRRQALRILHATDQLAASPPGERTDLGRALVNVARMLRRRSLVFLVSDFLSAEGWESPLRQVAQRHDVVAVRVTDPAERELPDVGVMTLQDPETGEQVRVDTSDARVRAAYRELVTTRDDRLRLAFRQAGVDVLTLSTHESIVEPLVRFVAYRRRRRWSSPGR; encoded by the coding sequence ATGGAGACACCCGAGCAGATCTTGAGGCGCCTCGAGTTTAGGGTCGTCCGCCGTCTCGACGGATTCCTGTTCGGGGACTACACGGGGGTGTTCTACGGTCCCAGCCTGGACCTGGCCGAGGTGCGCGAGTACGTGCCCGGTGACGAGGTGCGCCGCATCGACTGGAACGTGACCGCTCGGACGGCGCGGCTGCATGTCCGGCAGTACCGCGAGGAGAAGGAGCTCACCGCCTGGCTGGTGGTGGATCTGTCGCCGTCGATGGCGTTCGGGACGCGGCGCGTGCTCAAGCGGGCCGTGGCCGCCGAGTTCTGCGGGACCGCAGCGTACATCGTGACGCGCCACGGCGACAAGGTCGGCGCGCTGTTCTTCCCCCAACCCCTGATGATCCCCCCGCGCACCGGACGCCGACAGGCGCTGCGGATCCTGCACGCCACAGACCAGCTGGCCGCCTCCCCGCCGGGCGAGCGGACGGATCTGGGTCGCGCGCTCGTGAACGTCGCGCGCATGCTGCGCCGGAGGTCGCTGGTGTTCTTGGTCTCTGACTTTTTGTCCGCCGAGGGCTGGGAGTCGCCGCTGCGGCAGGTGGCGCAGCGACACGACGTCGTCGCGGTGCGCGTCACGGATCCCGCCGAGCGCGAGCTGCCCGATGTGGGGGTCATGACCCTGCAGGACCCGGAGACCGGCGAGCAGGTGCGCGTGGACACGTCCGACGCGCGCGTGCGGGCCGCCTATCGCGAGCTCGTGACGACGCGCGACGATAGGTTGCGGCTGGCGTTCCGACAGGCCGGTGTGGACGTCCTGACGTTGTCCACCCACGAGTCGATCGTCGAACCGTTGGTCCGCTTCGTCGCGTACCGCAGGAGGAGACGGTGGAGTTCACCTGGCCGGTGA